cacacacacacacacacacacacacacaggagcacacacacacccacacacacacacaggagcacacacacacccacacacacacacaggagcacacacgcaggagcacacacatacacacagacatttaacctacagacagacagttaacctacagacggacagacagttaacctacagacagacagttaacctacagacagacagacagttaacctacagacagacagttaacctaccgacagacagttaacctacagacagacagttaacctacagacagacagaccgttaaccttcagacggacagacagttaacctacagacagacagaaagacagttaagcttcagacagacagacagttaacctacagacagacagacagttaacctacagacagacagacagttaacctacagacagacagacagttaacctacagacagacagacatgtaacctacagacagttaacctactgACAGaaagttaacctacagacagacagacagttaacctacagacagacagttaacctacagacagacagttaacctacagactgacagttaacctacagacggacagacagttaacctacagacagacagttaacctacagacagacagacagttaacctacagacagacagacagttaaccttcagacagacagttaacctacagacagacagttaacagacagacagacagttaacctacagacagacagttaacctctcgctctctctctctcgctctctctctctctctctctctctctctctctctctctctctctctctctctctctctctctctctctctctctctctctctctctctcaggttgcCCACATTGTTCAGGtgatgtctggctgtgagtgggatgatgaggatgatactACTGATGGTTATAGACAGCATGCCTACGATGGAGAGGACTTCATAGCGTTTGACCtgaagaccctgacctgggTCGCTCCAGTACGTCAGGCTGTCCCCACCAAACTGAGATGGGATCAGAATAGAGCTGATAATCAATACAGGAAGAACTACTACACCAAGGAGTGTGTTGAGTGGCTGAAGAAGTACCTGGCCTATgggaagagcactctgcagagaacaggtagagtcacatgacctggtgggCGTGGCCGACTCATGTCTGGTGGATTAACTGATACACTACAGCAgtagtgaacccccccccccctccctgtgggTCGGCTGTATCCATTaccaaccccactcacactcgggCTGTTAGTGCttgaatacaataaacaaatatttttattttttattattaaccaGATTTCGCCCACTGCTATAAGCAATAGGAGGCTGGTTGGATAAGAAAGAAGCACGTCAACATCAGCATTGGTTGTAatgtagttttttttaaatcaaaaggaacattaaatgtaggctacaagACGCGTCATTTTATCATGGACAAAAATCATGTGCACTTAACGTGAACAACATATTCACATCACCTGAATAATCAAGTGAATATCAGTGAACTATCACTAACTATCGCCATTAACAAAGCTATATTTGAAGACTTCACTTTGATTGACGTTCCGGGCGAACAGGAAGTTGATTGTAGGACGCCTTGAACGGTGATCCCTCAGAGACTGGAGTAGGCTGGATCTTTGGATGCCTTGTCaggatgttttttaaatgaatgttccTGTAACCGTGAGGGTTTCATGGCCTCATTAGAGAAAACGTGATCTCAGAGCAGGCACATAGGTAAACCACTGGTGATCTCTGAAggaataaatccatcatttatgCAATTGACATTTTACTGTCGGCCCTTTTTCTTGCTATCCGCCAtgtttcattgtgttgtgttggttattgaactgttaacccgtgaacttgggttatgtttatcatcgttactatagagatcatgacgatagcttctgtaacgggagtccgggcgtgtgcaggaccgatcCGCGCTGTATGATCACTGTTACACTGAGCACAGAGAGGGAAGAGTAGCTGAGACGgaagaggggttagaaacccaTCAATGAAAATAGGCCATTTATTTCAGGTTTAAAAGAGTTTAAAATCAAAAAGATtaatttttctctctccctccccctacccctctatctccccccccctttctctctccccccctctcccctcccccctctctccccccctctcccctcccccctctctccccccctccctctcccccctctctccccccccccccccccccccccccccgccctctctctccagagcgtccgcgggtgtctctgctccagaggagcccctcctccccagtggtgtgccatgctacaggcttctaccctgacagggtggtggtgttctggaggagagacggccaggagctccatgagcaggtggaccccggggaggtcctccccaaccacgacgggaccttccaggtcagcgtggacctggacctcacggccgtcccacaggaggactgggggaggtacgagtgtgtggtccagctgaaaggcatcgaggacatctccacccccctggaccccgccctcatcaggaccaacgGGGGTAAGACTGGGAGGGACGGAGGTAGGGGacacacctcacctcacctccacctccacctccacctcacctccacctcacctccacctccacctcacctcacctccacctcacctccacctccacctcaccttacctccacctcacctcacctccacccctcctccacctccttgggGCCCTCCTCCTGATCACCTGCTCTTGATCCCCCTGAAGGTCTCCCAGGGCCCTTCCTCGTCCCTGGCTCTGTGGCGGGGGCCCTCCTCCTGGTTGGAGCTCTGGTCCTGGCGGGAGTCTGTTGGTACAGGAAGAGGAACGGTGAGtgagctgacccctgacccccagctGCCCCTACTTCCTGCCCCCTCGCTGCGTCCCTTCCTggactctgattggtcgtcGTGATGCTCTAGCGGTCTGGTGGTAGAAACCTCTCCATCACTGGAGGAAGAACCTCCTCTAAGGTCCAGGCCCCAGTGATGTTGAggcattaagaatatgaaagtaGACAACATGATGATGTTCACCACTGTCACACACTGATCATTTCTCCTGATCCTTAGGTTCAGCCAAACGTCCAGCAGCTGGTGAGTAACGTGTGTTTTTACTGCAGTTCTGCTCTCATGATTAACAATACTACCAACACAGATACCATGGTGACTGGTCTGTGGACTATACAGCTcggtagatctagatacacctagctctgtagatctagatccacctagctctgtagatctagatccacctagctctgtagatctagatccacctagctctgtagatctagatccacctagctctgtagatctagatacacctagctctgtagatctagatacacctagctctgtagatctagatacacctagctctgtagatctagatacacctagctctgtagatttagatacacctagctctgtagatctagatacacctagctctatagatctagatacatctagctctgtagatctagatacatctagctctgtagatctagatacacctagctctgtagatctagttacacctagctctgtagatctagatacacctagctctgtagatctagatacacctagctctgtagatccgTTCAGCTCCTCACCGTCTGCTTCTTGCCAGGTTCTGACACCAGCTCTGAGAACCCTGAGGGTCAGAAACGTCTTCTgcccccgacccctgaccccaaggTCAGTATTCTGTGACATCACAACTCTTTGGAGGATGCGTGGGAGGGCACTAATGTCTTCACAGTACATTACTGCAGTACTTCATGAGAGGAATATAAatagtacttcatcacagtcaTATAAatagtacttcatcacagtcaTATAAatagtacttcatcacagtcaTATAGTACTTCATCACAGATATATGCATAGTACTTCATCGCAGTAATATATTTTGTACTTTATCAAagtgatagtaatattataatAGTATTCATCAGTGATAGTAATATTGTAATAGTATTCATGAGTGACAGTAATATTTTAACAGTATTCATTTGATAGTGATATTGTAACAATATTCATTTGATAGTGATATTGTTAGTTTGGTCACAACTTGGTTTTTAACCCTAAAAAGATGTATGGATTTGAAATATGATTGTGATcgggtgtttgtatgtggggACCCTGTTTATATGCTAGAGGCTAGCTGCTTCTTACATAATTTATGCGTTTAACTCCCGGTAGAAGCTAAACGCTAACAGTTATGCTTCAACAATCTCTTTAACCTCATGCTATCTACACAAACGATATGCCATATGAAAGAGACTCCAAGGAGTCCAACGGTACCAGCCCTATCATGTGGTGGGCTCATGATGAGGTAGTGAGCAGTGAGGTGCTGATAGATGGTTGGAGCTGACCTGTGCTCCCTTGGTGTTTAGAGCTGAATGATGAAGAGGCTTCTCGTTGGAGGATTGATCATCAATCATAATCCTGACCATCAGGCGTGGGGCTCAGATCGCCTCAGACTCAACTACAACACTCTGACTCACTTTGATCTGGAAAACAACAATTAATCACTAAGAAagcttaaataaatgaaatcatTATCTACTCTTATTACAGTataactaagtgattattacCGACTATAATCACTGTCATATTCCATTAAGTTGTGCATTTGATTATTTGTTGAGTCATTGGTTGACTCGCCGATCTGTAACTGATGCTTTGAAACCATGGCAACATGATCTCCCTCATGAGCGGCCATCTTAGTTAGGATGCGGTTGCTCACCGCATAACGTTTGTTTAACGTGTGGGTTTATAATGTTTAAGATgtttaatatgatattattaggATTATTAAGGGGCGGTAATCCAGTTGATTCAGACTGTCCTTGGCCCTAATTAATCCttctttaatattattttatatatatatacatatatatatatataaaataatcatTATCACATCAGCCTTTTTGGAAAATATTTTAGAGTTGCTGGAATACACTGGTTTTTTTTGTGGGATTTATAATTAACATATTACaagctgtttttttctttttgctgtcAATAAAGTTTCCAACTCCCAATTCCAGTCTGCTTATTTCATGTTGTGGTAGACTCTAACTTTTCAGCACACATTTTACAGGCTTAACGGAAACTTCTCCACTTTATCCAAGACTCTGTTTTATGTCAC
The DNA window shown above is from Gadus morhua unplaced genomic scaffold, gadMor3.0, whole genome shotgun sequence and carries:
- the LOC115538262 gene encoding class I histocompatibility antigen, F10 alpha chain isoform X3, which translates into the protein MGALGLLLLLGLLSGGSAVIHSLSVSKRAVPKQAWMDQVTRDRQDYWEEETRIYQGGQQVNKGNVETAKKRFNQTGGAHIVQVMSGCEWDDEDDTTDGYRQHAYDGEDFIAFDLKTLTWVAPVRQAVPTKLRWDQNRADNQYRKNYYTKECVEWLKKYLAYGKSTLQRTERPRVSLLQRSPSSPVVCHATGFYPDRVVVFWRRDGQELHEQVDPGEVLPNHDGTFQVSVDLDLTAVPQEDWGRYECVVQLKGIEDISTPLDPALIRTNGGKTGRDGGLPGPFLVPGSVAGALLLVGALVLAGVCWYRKRNGSAKRPAAGSDTSSENPEGQKRLLPPTPDPKS
- the LOC115538262 gene encoding class I histocompatibility antigen, F10 alpha chain isoform X1; this encodes MGALGLLLLLGLLSGGSAVIHSLRYFQTASSGLSSFPEFVAVGMVDGVQFVHYDSVSKRAVPKQAWMDQVTRDRQDYWEEETRIYQGGQQVNKGNVETAKKRFNQTGGAHIVQVMSGCEWDDEDDTTDGYRQHAYDGEDFIAFDLKTLTWVAPVRQAVPTKLRWDQNRADNQYRKNYYTKECVEWLKKYLAYGKSTLQRTERPRVSLLQRSPSSPVVCHATGFYPDRVVVFWRRDGQELHEQVDPGEVLPNHDGTFQVSVDLDLTAVPQEDWGRYECVVQLKGIEDISTPLDPALIRTNGGKTGRDGGLPGPFLVPGSVAGALLLVGALVLAGVCWYRKRNGSAKRPAAGSDTSSENPEGQKRLLPPTPDPKS
- the LOC115538262 gene encoding class I histocompatibility antigen, F10 alpha chain isoform X2, which translates into the protein MGALGLLLLLGLLSGGSAVIHSLRYFQTASSGLSSFPEFVAVGMVDGVQFVHYDSVSKRAVPKQAWMDQVTRDRQDYWEEETRIYQGGQQVNKGNVETAKKRFNQTGGAHIVQVMSGCEWDDEDDTTDGYRQHAYDGEDFIAFDLKTLTWVAPVRQAVPTKLRWDQNRADNQYRKNYYTKECVEWLKKYLAYGKSTLQRTERPRVSLLQRSPSSPVVCHATGFYPDRVVVFWRRDGQELHEQVDPGEVLPNHDGTFQVSVDLDLTAVPQEDWGRYECVVQLKGIEDISTPLDPALIRTNGGLPGPFLVPGSVAGALLLVGALVLAGVCWYRKRNGSAKRPAAGSDTSSENPEGQKRLLPPTPDPKS